The Pseudolabrys sp. FHR47 genome contains a region encoding:
- a CDS encoding phage portal protein, protein MLDTLKRLLRPAEQKASRAARLIALENGGRARWTPRDYAALVREGYTRNAIVHRAVRLTAEAVGSLSFVLYDGASELTAHPLLDILARPNPRQDGPAFLEAIAAHLMLSGNAYVEAVSIGGEGSPRELYALRPDRVKVVPGPEGWPGAFDYTVGGNTVRFAQDGVVPPILHLTLFNPLDDYYGFSPLEAALTAVDTHNAATAWNKALLDNAARPSGALLYAGAEGAVLNDTQYARLKKELIDEYQGATNAGRPMLLEGGLDWKAMSLTPKDMDFMEAKNAAAREIALAFGVPPMLLAIPGDNTYANYTEANRVFWRGSVLPLASRIGAALAQWLSPGFGAGALTLAVDTDRIEALGADRAALWERVTKAPFLTVNEKRAATGYGAVEGGDGVG, encoded by the coding sequence ATGCTCGACACCTTGAAGAGACTGCTTCGTCCCGCGGAGCAGAAGGCCTCGCGCGCGGCCCGGCTCATTGCTCTCGAAAACGGCGGACGCGCCCGCTGGACGCCGCGCGATTACGCGGCGCTGGTGCGCGAGGGCTATACGCGCAACGCCATCGTGCACCGCGCGGTGCGGCTGACAGCCGAGGCGGTCGGCTCGCTGTCCTTCGTGCTGTATGACGGCGCGAGCGAACTCACCGCGCATCCGCTGCTCGATATCCTGGCGCGGCCGAACCCCCGCCAGGACGGGCCGGCTTTCCTTGAAGCGATCGCTGCGCATCTGATGCTGTCCGGCAATGCCTATGTCGAAGCGGTGAGCATCGGCGGCGAGGGGAGCCCACGCGAACTCTATGCGCTTCGGCCCGACCGCGTGAAAGTGGTGCCGGGGCCGGAGGGCTGGCCGGGGGCGTTCGACTATACGGTCGGCGGCAACACCGTGCGCTTTGCTCAGGACGGCGTCGTGCCGCCGATCCTGCATCTGACCTTGTTCAATCCGCTCGACGATTACTATGGCTTCAGTCCGCTCGAGGCGGCCTTGACCGCGGTCGATACCCACAATGCCGCGACGGCCTGGAACAAGGCGCTGCTCGACAATGCGGCGCGGCCTTCCGGCGCGCTGCTCTATGCCGGCGCGGAGGGCGCCGTGCTCAACGACACGCAGTATGCGCGGCTGAAGAAGGAACTGATTGACGAATACCAGGGCGCGACCAATGCCGGCCGGCCGATGCTGCTCGAAGGCGGCCTCGACTGGAAGGCGATGTCGCTGACGCCCAAGGACATGGACTTCATGGAGGCCAAGAACGCCGCGGCGCGGGAAATCGCGCTGGCCTTCGGCGTGCCGCCGATGCTGCTCGCCATTCCCGGCGACAACACTTATGCGAACTACACCGAAGCCAACCGCGTGTTCTGGCGCGGCAGTGTGTTGCCTTTGGCGAGCCGTATCGGCGCGGCGCTGGCGCAGTGGCTGTCGCCGGGCTTCGGCGCCGGCGCACTCACGCTCGCCGTCGATACCGATCGTATCGAGGCGCTCGGCGCCGACCGCGCCGCGCTGTGGGAGCGCGTCACCAAGGCGCCGTTCCTCACCGTCAACGAGAAGCGCGCGGCGACGGGATACGGCGCGGTCGAGGGCGGGGACGGGGTCGGCTAG
- a CDS encoding DNA-packaging protein encodes MPGRNLEKLRTDFGLYALKHQTTPALANSGAPWTTWLILGGRGAGKTRAGAEWVRKVACNDAQARIALVGETEHDVRAVMVEGVSGLLSVHPYWERPNWQPSLRRIEWKNGAVAEIFSAENYESLRGPQFTAAWCDELAKWRQAEATFDMLQFGLRLGERPRQVITTTPRPIALLKKLMADPSTALTRAGTVANALNLSASFVEQVFARYKGTRIGRQELDGEIVEERADALWTRAGLESCRVDAAPELTRIVVAIDPPASSKRGADACGIVAAGRAGDGTIYVIEDASIAGATPQGWASRAIALWRKYEADALIAEVNQGGEMVSAVLKSIDGAVPVTTTRATRGKYHRAEPVSQMYEQGRVKHAGNFSSLEDEMCDFGLDGLSSGHSPDRLDALVWAVAALSFAARPLPRIRRL; translated from the coding sequence CTGCCGGGCCGCAATCTCGAGAAGCTGAGGACTGACTTCGGGCTCTATGCGCTCAAGCATCAGACGACGCCCGCGCTCGCCAATAGCGGCGCGCCGTGGACGACCTGGCTCATTCTCGGTGGCCGCGGCGCCGGCAAGACGCGCGCCGGCGCCGAATGGGTGCGAAAGGTCGCCTGCAATGACGCGCAGGCACGCATCGCGCTGGTTGGCGAGACCGAGCACGATGTCCGCGCCGTGATGGTGGAAGGCGTGTCGGGGCTGCTCAGCGTGCATCCTTACTGGGAGCGGCCGAACTGGCAGCCATCGCTGCGCCGCATCGAATGGAAGAACGGCGCGGTGGCCGAGATCTTTTCGGCGGAGAATTACGAAAGCCTGCGCGGCCCGCAATTCACGGCCGCGTGGTGCGACGAACTCGCCAAGTGGCGTCAAGCCGAAGCAACCTTCGACATGCTGCAGTTCGGACTGCGCCTTGGTGAGCGGCCGCGGCAGGTGATCACCACCACGCCGCGGCCGATCGCGCTGCTCAAGAAGCTGATGGCCGATCCATCGACGGCGCTGACCCGCGCCGGCACGGTGGCCAATGCGCTCAACCTGTCGGCGTCTTTCGTCGAGCAGGTGTTCGCGCGCTACAAGGGCACGCGCATCGGCCGCCAGGAGCTTGACGGCGAGATCGTCGAGGAGCGCGCCGATGCTTTGTGGACGCGCGCCGGGCTGGAGAGCTGCCGCGTCGATGCCGCGCCGGAGCTGACGCGCATCGTGGTGGCGATCGACCCGCCGGCGTCGTCAAAGCGGGGCGCGGATGCCTGCGGCATCGTCGCCGCCGGCCGCGCCGGAGACGGCACGATCTATGTGATCGAGGACGCCAGCATTGCCGGCGCAACGCCGCAAGGCTGGGCGAGCCGCGCCATCGCGCTGTGGCGCAAGTATGAGGCCGACGCGCTGATCGCCGAGGTCAACCAGGGCGGCGAGATGGTGAGCGCCGTGCTCAAGTCGATCGACGGCGCGGTGCCGGTGACGACGACGCGGGCGACGCGCGGCAAATATCACCGCGCCGAGCCGGTGTCGCAAATGTACGAGCAGGGCCGGGTGAAGCACGCCGGCAATTTTTCCTCGCTCGAGGATGAGATGTGCGACTTCGGCCTCGATGGCTTGTCGTCCGGCCACTCACCGGACCGGCTCGATGCGCTGGTGTGGGCGGTGGCGGCGCTGAGCTTCGCGGCAAGGCCATTGCCGCGGATCAGGAGGCTGTAG
- a CDS encoding PilZ domain-containing protein, whose protein sequence is MTLLDNKARSALLKERRKTPRRALNRVAQYYAGAGALPRSCFITDISESGARLYCEAEMPDTFILSVFNEGGEMRRDCRVVWRLGGELGIEFLGHGR, encoded by the coding sequence ATGACACTCCTCGATAACAAAGCGCGATCGGCCTTGCTGAAAGAACGACGGAAAACGCCGCGACGCGCCCTCAACCGCGTGGCTCAGTATTATGCCGGCGCCGGCGCCCTGCCGCGCAGCTGCTTCATCACGGACATTTCCGAGAGCGGCGCCCGGCTCTATTGCGAGGCCGAAATGCCCGACACCTTCATCCTGTCGGTCTTCAACGAGGGCGGCGAGATGCGGCGCGATTGCCGCGTCGTTTGGCGGCTCGGCGGCGAACTCGGCATCGAGTTTCTCGGCCACGGGCGGTGA
- a CDS encoding helix-turn-helix domain-containing protein → MTAQHTQEGTISIPGTLHVAENCRAVSEVLARVGDKWTVLVVWTLGDGPKRFNELRRALGSISQRMLTLTLRGLERDGLVSRTVFPTIPPRVDYELTDLGRSLLEPVHELGLWARQNRPAIQQARARFDAGATT, encoded by the coding sequence ATGACCGCTCAACACACTCAAGAAGGCACAATTTCCATACCCGGTACCCTTCATGTGGCCGAAAACTGCCGCGCTGTGAGCGAGGTGCTCGCCAGAGTGGGCGATAAATGGACTGTCCTGGTGGTCTGGACGCTGGGCGACGGACCCAAGCGCTTCAACGAATTGCGCCGGGCGCTGGGCTCGATCTCGCAGCGCATGCTGACCTTGACCCTGCGCGGCCTCGAGCGTGACGGACTGGTGTCCCGGACCGTGTTTCCGACCATTCCGCCGCGCGTCGATTACGAGCTGACGGACCTCGGCCGCTCGCTGCTCGAACCGGTCCACGAACTCGGCCTGTGGGCGCGGCAAAACCGCCCGGCGATCCAGCAGGCGCGGGCGCGCTTTGACGCGGGCGCTACAACCTGA
- a CDS encoding NADPH-dependent FMN reductase — protein MAKLKLGLIVGSNRKESINRKLALALAKLGADAFEAKLIQIDDLPMYNEDFEAPLPAPVARFKSEVEASDALLVVSPEHGRSIPAVLKNAIDWGARPWGKTSWPDKPAVITGTSGGALSTALVQQHLRSVLGDQGLHLLGGEAYIQYKPDLIDSEHNVTDASVRDFLKALMDRFAVFAGKLAAA, from the coding sequence ATGGCTAAGCTCAAACTGGGGCTCATCGTCGGCTCGAACCGCAAGGAGTCCATCAACCGCAAACTGGCGCTGGCGCTGGCCAAGCTCGGCGCCGACGCCTTCGAGGCGAAGCTGATCCAAATCGACGACTTGCCGATGTATAATGAGGACTTTGAGGCTCCGCTGCCGGCGCCGGTTGCCCGCTTCAAGAGCGAGGTCGAGGCCTCCGACGCCCTGCTCGTCGTTTCGCCCGAACACGGCCGCTCCATTCCGGCGGTGCTCAAGAATGCCATCGACTGGGGCGCCCGGCCCTGGGGCAAGACGTCCTGGCCCGACAAGCCGGCGGTCATTACCGGCACCTCGGGCGGCGCGCTCTCGACCGCCCTCGTACAGCAGCACCTCCGGTCGGTGCTCGGCGATCAAGGCCTGCACCTGCTCGGAGGCGAAGCTTACATTCAATACAAGCCCGACCTGATCGATAGTGAACACAACGTCACCGATGCCAGCGTACGCGATTTCCTCAAAGCGCTGATGGATCGCTTCGCGGTATTTGCCGGTAAGTTGGCCGCGGCTTAA
- a CDS encoding PAS domain-containing protein — protein sequence MLAAVYGVLALLITNDRRDAVANATRATDNLVRIVDQSYSHIFRSVDSTLQLLRRAYQNSRSSDELQAWLNDTAARTDLEYRFAILDKDGSAVAASTGVGSGVGMIPAGQNFADRDYFRRQKEASTDELLFSEPLKSKLDNRPAIVVTRRLFGPDGAFEGIVAAIVSPDSLIKVGADLNLGLNGAFGLVGMDGIVRARAVDGKAVSVPSGTRLGPASTLFSHLVNARNGHFFSQFRTFDQHTRLVAYRVIGEYPLIATVSVTEEYIYRHANRQAQIYWIIALLVTAAILLGIRWGIAREQKLLAAQDDLRRSQERYRLVEEAVNDGIWDWNIETGENYKSPQWKRLMGVPADAAPSLETFHQLIHPDDRAAAQEALRAHLEDGEPYVIEFRIRHADGHYIWVRSRGLAQRNAEGKPVRMVGTLADITGRMQSEVSLKESRDNLARAERLALLGHFKNDLVSKTITWSDGIYAIFGFSSGHSLTVRSFYEMVLPEDRPALKKAGNDVIAGREIPFLVIRARRPDGAIVDLELWMTPVRDSAGAITGIFGTIQDVTIRRRTEELLARANQELEARVSARTAELAQEMRRREEAQMTLGQMQKMEAVGQLTAGVAHDFNNLLSVIAGSLEFVDRAAARGLTADPDLVDAAMRATRRGRELVRRLLAFSRQTPLRAEPTPIDQLVLDTLRLLQRTLGTNIDLVTRLNAKDAIISVDRNQLANALLNLAINARDAMPEGGQITIATECRPCEPALAKSSRWPTGEEVCITVSDTGFGMTEEVLARAAEPFFTTKADGLGSGLGLSMVQGFTEQSGGQLKIESAPQYGTSVTIRLPRIASACPPDEADNVTTATDVESEKTVLLVEDDADVRIVAGAQLRHLGFKVHAVANGMEALDLIVSPAKIDILLTDVVLPGGLDGVSLIKEAITARPGMGIVCMSGYDPAQKHRKWLSQQNIAFLEKPFNTQKLAQALEMTVAQ from the coding sequence ATGCTCGCCGCCGTGTACGGCGTCCTGGCCCTCTTGATCACCAATGATCGGCGTGACGCGGTCGCTAACGCAACGCGAGCGACCGACAACCTCGTCCGCATTGTCGATCAGTCGTACTCGCACATCTTTAGAAGCGTCGACTCGACCCTTCAACTCCTTCGCCGTGCCTATCAGAACTCGAGATCGTCGGACGAACTGCAGGCCTGGCTGAACGACACAGCCGCCAGGACCGACCTCGAGTACAGGTTCGCGATCCTCGACAAGGACGGCAGTGCCGTTGCCGCTTCGACCGGCGTCGGTTCGGGAGTAGGAATGATCCCCGCCGGTCAGAACTTCGCTGACCGGGACTATTTCCGGCGGCAGAAGGAAGCGTCGACCGATGAGCTGCTTTTCAGCGAGCCCCTGAAATCGAAGCTCGATAACCGCCCTGCCATCGTTGTCACACGGAGGTTGTTCGGACCGGACGGCGCCTTCGAAGGCATTGTCGCGGCGATCGTCTCACCAGACTCCCTGATCAAGGTCGGCGCCGACCTCAATCTCGGTTTGAACGGCGCATTCGGCCTGGTCGGAATGGATGGCATCGTGCGGGCCCGCGCGGTCGACGGCAAAGCCGTAAGCGTGCCATCGGGGACACGCCTCGGTCCGGCGTCCACATTGTTCAGCCACCTTGTCAACGCGCGCAACGGACATTTCTTCAGTCAATTTCGGACATTCGATCAGCACACCCGGCTGGTCGCCTATCGCGTCATTGGCGAGTATCCCTTGATAGCCACGGTCTCCGTTACCGAAGAGTATATTTATCGTCACGCTAACCGGCAGGCGCAAATCTACTGGATTATCGCTCTGCTCGTCACCGCGGCGATCCTGCTGGGCATCCGATGGGGTATTGCGCGCGAACAAAAACTGCTCGCCGCGCAGGACGATCTGCGCCGCAGCCAGGAACGATATCGCCTGGTCGAAGAAGCGGTGAACGACGGGATCTGGGACTGGAACATCGAGACCGGAGAAAATTATAAGTCGCCGCAGTGGAAACGGTTGATGGGCGTACCCGCTGATGCGGCGCCCAGCCTGGAAACATTTCACCAACTCATTCATCCCGACGATCGAGCTGCCGCGCAGGAGGCGCTCCGCGCGCACCTCGAAGACGGCGAGCCTTACGTGATCGAGTTCAGGATCAGGCACGCCGACGGCCACTACATCTGGGTGCGGAGCCGCGGCCTGGCGCAACGCAATGCCGAAGGCAAACCGGTTCGCATGGTCGGCACCTTGGCCGACATCACCGGGCGCATGCAGTCGGAAGTCTCGCTCAAGGAAAGCCGCGACAACCTTGCCCGCGCCGAGCGGCTCGCCCTACTCGGCCACTTCAAGAACGATCTCGTCTCGAAGACCATCACCTGGTCCGACGGCATCTACGCGATATTCGGCTTCTCGTCCGGACATTCGCTCACGGTGCGCAGCTTTTACGAAATGGTGCTTCCCGAGGACCGGCCCGCCCTCAAGAAGGCCGGCAATGACGTCATTGCCGGTCGGGAAATCCCCTTTCTGGTCATTCGCGCACGACGGCCCGACGGCGCGATCGTCGATCTCGAGCTCTGGATGACGCCGGTGCGCGACAGCGCCGGGGCCATCACCGGCATATTCGGCACGATCCAAGACGTCACCATCCGCCGCCGCACCGAGGAACTGCTGGCACGCGCCAATCAGGAGTTGGAGGCCCGCGTCAGCGCGCGCACCGCCGAGCTGGCGCAGGAAATGCGTCGTCGCGAGGAAGCGCAGATGACGCTCGGCCAGATGCAGAAGATGGAGGCGGTCGGCCAACTGACCGCCGGCGTCGCGCACGACTTCAACAACCTGCTCTCGGTCATTGCCGGCAGTCTCGAATTCGTCGATCGGGCCGCCGCGCGCGGGCTCACCGCCGACCCCGACCTGGTCGACGCCGCGATGCGCGCGACGCGCCGAGGGCGCGAACTCGTACGCCGCCTGCTGGCGTTCTCACGGCAAACGCCGCTGCGCGCCGAACCGACCCCGATCGACCAGTTGGTGCTCGACACCTTGCGCCTGCTGCAGCGGACCCTCGGCACCAATATCGACCTCGTGACGAGGCTCAACGCCAAGGACGCGATCATTTCCGTCGACCGCAATCAGTTGGCCAATGCGCTGCTCAATCTCGCTATCAACGCCCGCGACGCCATGCCCGAGGGCGGTCAGATCACCATCGCCACCGAATGCCGACCGTGCGAACCCGCGCTCGCCAAATCGTCGCGCTGGCCGACGGGCGAGGAAGTCTGCATCACCGTCAGCGATACCGGCTTCGGCATGACCGAGGAGGTGCTCGCGCGCGCCGCCGAGCCATTCTTCACGACCAAGGCCGACGGCCTGGGCAGCGGCCTCGGCCTTTCCATGGTGCAAGGCTTCACCGAGCAGTCGGGCGGACAGCTCAAGATCGAGAGCGCGCCGCAATACGGAACGTCGGTGACGATCCGGTTGCCGCGCATTGCTTCGGCCTGCCCGCCGGACGAAGCCGACAACGTCACCACCGCCACCGATGTGGAAAGCGAAAAGACCGTGCTGCTGGTCGAGGACGACGCCGATGTCCGCATCGTCGCCGGCGCGCAATTGCGCCATCTCGGCTTCAAGGTTCACGCCGTCGCCAATGGCATGGAGGCGCTCGACCTGATTGTCTCGCCCGCCAAGATCGACATCCTGCTGACCGACGTTGTGTTGCCCGGCGGGCTGGACGGCGTATCGCTGATCAAGGAAGCAATAACAGCGCGGCCCGGCATGGGCATTGTCTGCATGTCCGGCTATGACCCGGCGCAAAAGCACCGCAAATGGCTGAGTCAGCAGAACATCGCTTTCCTGGAAAAGCCGTTCAACACCCAGAAGCTCGCCCAGGCACTCGAGATGACGGTGGCGCAGTAA
- a CDS encoding MDR family MFS transporter — protein sequence MSQQPPPSTTPPGAPHAPLTHKQITRIVQGITLAMFLGALDQTIVATALPTIGRHFHNVEDLAWVVTAYLLTGTAATPLLGKLSDMYGRRLVMLSAVAIFVIGSVVCALAPTMTALIFARGFQGFGGGALIALSQTVIADIMSPRERGRYQGYIAAVFALSSIGGPVLGGILTEYIDWSVIFWINVPLGALALTMTWHMLKLVPFHKREHRLDAIGAALMMLASVVLLLALSSGGARYPWLSLEIGALVAASLLLWLLFAWRLTCAAEPFLPLNILRNKVVRSATLAGSCAMGTLVGMTIFIPLYFEGVMGLSASQSGVALIPMLGGTVIGSTLTGRALTRMVHYKRIPIAGDIAGIAALAILAIWPNELPFVAVLALMAVIGFGLGMVFPVSTVCMQNAVDRPQMGIATGSANFFRALVSALVVAILGAIVLGGLGGAAGASVEMLARTASANDLALAFRLVFAAGAAVLACGLGFILALEELPLRGPGGPAVEPH from the coding sequence ATGAGCCAGCAACCGCCCCCATCGACAACGCCGCCCGGCGCGCCGCACGCGCCGCTGACGCACAAACAGATCACGCGCATCGTTCAGGGCATCACTCTGGCGATGTTCCTCGGCGCGCTCGACCAGACCATCGTCGCCACGGCGCTGCCGACCATCGGCCGCCATTTCCACAATGTCGAGGATCTGGCCTGGGTGGTGACGGCCTATCTGCTCACCGGTACGGCGGCGACGCCGCTGCTCGGCAAATTGTCGGACATGTATGGCCGCCGCCTCGTGATGCTGAGCGCGGTGGCGATCTTCGTCATCGGCTCGGTCGTCTGCGCGCTGGCGCCGACCATGACGGCGCTCATTTTCGCGCGCGGCTTCCAGGGCTTCGGCGGCGGCGCGCTGATCGCTTTGTCGCAGACGGTGATCGCCGACATCATGAGCCCGCGCGAGCGCGGCCGCTACCAGGGCTACATCGCCGCGGTGTTCGCGCTGTCCTCGATCGGCGGGCCGGTGCTCGGCGGCATCCTCACCGAATATATCGACTGGTCGGTGATCTTCTGGATCAACGTGCCGCTCGGCGCGCTGGCGCTGACCATGACCTGGCACATGCTCAAATTGGTGCCGTTCCACAAGCGCGAACACAGGTTAGACGCCATCGGCGCCGCGCTGATGATGCTGGCCTCGGTGGTGCTGCTGCTGGCGTTGTCGTCGGGCGGGGCGCGTTATCCGTGGCTGTCGCTCGAGATCGGCGCGCTGGTGGCGGCTTCGCTGCTGTTGTGGCTGTTGTTCGCCTGGCGGCTGACGTGCGCGGCCGAGCCGTTCCTGCCGCTCAACATCCTGCGCAACAAGGTGGTGCGCTCGGCGACGCTCGCCGGCAGCTGTGCGATGGGTACATTGGTCGGCATGACCATCTTCATACCGCTGTATTTCGAAGGCGTCATGGGCCTGTCGGCCTCGCAGTCGGGCGTGGCGCTGATCCCGATGCTCGGCGGTACGGTGATCGGCTCGACGCTGACCGGGCGGGCATTGACGCGCATGGTGCATTACAAGCGCATTCCCATTGCCGGCGATATCGCCGGTATCGCGGCGCTGGCGATCCTGGCGATCTGGCCGAATGAGTTGCCTTTCGTCGCTGTGCTGGCGCTGATGGCGGTGATCGGTTTCGGCTTAGGCATGGTGTTTCCGGTGTCGACCGTGTGCATGCAGAACGCCGTCGACCGGCCGCAGATGGGCATCGCCACCGGGTCGGCCAATTTCTTCCGCGCGCTGGTATCGGCGCTGGTGGTGGCGATCCTCGGTGCCATCGTGCTCGGCGGCCTTGGCGGCGCGGCCGGCGCGTCGGTGGAGATGCTGGCGCGCACGGCCTCGGCGAACGACCTGGCGCTGGCGTTCCGGCTGGTGTTTGCCGCCGGCGCCGCGGTGCTGGCCTGCGGTCTCGGCTTCATTCTCGCGCTGGAAGAACTGCCGTTACGTGGTCCCGGCGGCCCCGCCGTCGAGCCGCATTGA
- a CDS encoding YcgN family cysteine cluster protein, giving the protein MPESRKVPDKPLPFWRTKKMSEMTPREWESLCDGCGRCCLNKLTDIDTGETVYTDVGCKLLDTTSCRCADYKNRQKKVHDCVRLTWRNIRRLTWLPPTCGYVLVASGQDLPWWHPLVSGSPETVHEAGISVRGKVSANEVDVPDRDLVDYIVKWPQRWPKGSRGKVRPK; this is encoded by the coding sequence ATGCCTGAGTCCAGGAAAGTCCCCGACAAGCCGCTCCCCTTCTGGCGCACCAAGAAGATGAGCGAGATGACCCCGCGCGAGTGGGAGAGCCTGTGCGACGGCTGCGGCCGCTGCTGCCTCAACAAGCTCACCGATATCGACACCGGCGAGACGGTCTATACCGATGTCGGCTGCAAGCTGCTCGACACCACGTCCTGCCGCTGCGCCGACTACAAGAACCGCCAGAAGAAAGTGCACGATTGCGTGCGGCTCACCTGGCGCAACATCCGCCGCCTCACCTGGCTGCCGCCGACCTGCGGCTATGTGCTGGTCGCCTCGGGGCAGGATCTGCCGTGGTGGCATCCCCTGGTGTCGGGCTCGCCGGAGACCGTGCACGAGGCCGGCATTTCGGTGCGCGGCAAGGTCTCCGCCAATGAGGTCGACGTGCCGGACCGCGATCTCGTCGACTACATCGTGAAATGGCCGCAGCGCTGGCCGAAAGGCTCGCGCGGCAAGGTGCGGCCGAAATAG
- a CDS encoding formate dehydrogenase subunit delta, with the protein MSSQGKGADKLVYMANQIGTFFKSQGEEAAVLGTAEHIRKFWDPRMRSAIFAHLDAGGEGLQPAVRKAIMSLKAAATPTPKAS; encoded by the coding sequence ATGTCGTCGCAGGGTAAGGGAGCCGACAAACTGGTTTACATGGCTAACCAGATCGGCACGTTCTTCAAGAGTCAGGGCGAGGAGGCCGCGGTGCTGGGCACCGCCGAGCATATCCGAAAGTTCTGGGATCCGCGCATGCGCAGCGCCATCTTCGCCCATCTCGACGCCGGCGGCGAAGGGCTTCAGCCAGCGGTGCGCAAGGCCATTATGAGCCTGAAAGCGGCCGCCACCCCGACGCCGAAGGCGTCTTAG
- the fdhD gene encoding formate dehydrogenase accessory sulfurtransferase FdhD yields the protein MEEPVRIVERTVWRGGRFTPGERVIAEEAAVAFTYNGTSYAVMMATPQDLEEFAVGFSVTEGIVASPGEIEALEIVELEAGIELRMRLAEPRGGAFASRRRYLAGPTGCGLCGIEQLEEAMRPLPAVAGNVSFTPRDIMRATSAIENLQHINRETRSVHGAAFYRPADDSVVLLEDVGRHNALDKLCGAMLHANIDPQSGFAVVTSRLSIEMIQKAATAGIPMMVAVSAPTALAVRAAESCGMTLTAVARADGFEVFTHPQRIKEERSLHVVAG from the coding sequence GTGGAGGAACCGGTTCGCATCGTCGAACGAACGGTGTGGCGTGGCGGACGTTTCACGCCAGGCGAGCGTGTGATCGCCGAGGAAGCGGCGGTTGCCTTCACCTATAACGGCACCTCCTATGCCGTGATGATGGCGACGCCGCAGGACCTTGAGGAGTTCGCCGTCGGCTTTTCCGTGACTGAAGGAATCGTTGCCTCGCCCGGGGAAATCGAAGCGCTCGAGATCGTCGAACTGGAGGCCGGCATCGAATTGCGCATGCGGCTCGCCGAGCCGCGCGGCGGCGCTTTCGCGTCGCGGCGGCGCTACCTTGCTGGCCCGACCGGCTGCGGCCTGTGCGGCATCGAGCAGCTCGAGGAAGCGATGCGTCCGCTGCCCGCGGTGGCCGGCAACGTCTCGTTCACGCCGCGCGACATCATGCGCGCTACGAGCGCCATCGAGAATCTACAGCACATCAACCGCGAGACGCGATCGGTGCACGGCGCCGCGTTCTACCGGCCGGCGGACGACAGTGTCGTGCTGCTGGAGGATGTCGGCCGCCATAACGCGCTCGACAAACTATGCGGCGCGATGCTGCACGCGAACATCGATCCGCAGAGCGGCTTTGCCGTCGTCACAAGCCGGCTGTCGATCGAGATGATCCAGAAGGCGGCGACCGCCGGCATTCCTATGATGGTCGCGGTATCGGCGCCGACCGCACTCGCCGTGCGCGCCGCCGAAAGCTGCGGCATGACTTTGACGGCCGTGGCGCGCGCCGACGGCTTCGAGGTGTTCACGCACCCGCAGCGGATCAAGGAAGAACGGAGTCTCCATGTCGTCGCAGGGTAA